The proteins below are encoded in one region of Chroicocephalus ridibundus chromosome 9, bChrRid1.1, whole genome shotgun sequence:
- the LOC134520958 gene encoding ligand of Numb protein X 2-like: MLATMADPTAEEHASQVSELCCECGQFHLLLDNHLYNFQDEVDDELICHICLQPLLQPMDTPCGHTYCFKCLENFMQEYNFCPMDRKKLSFQQCHKSSLLVRNLLDKLIVFCPFKAECQQTMQRCELEAHLQNRCPGFKKYKSELQRKKNPISKGKEDPPTKVETNTPKDPEVPSGGSSLVAESSAAAVVSLGTAEPGLVNPAFEETEEDLPQRTSLVAETTTIEIHREDPEEELGMRIVGGKDTPLGNIVVQEVLRDSVIAADGRIAPGDHILEVNGVNISSVTHCQAVSFLRHPGPVLHLMVLQEKGFSNKTAQQDSTSATNREVIHVTLIKRDRSEPLGIKLIRKTDEAGIFILDLLEGGLAAKNGKLSRNDRVLSINGQDLRQGTPEAAAQIIQTTESRVNFVVLRQPGVQLSDLVEDGSTSNNSSSSSSSNGGSPVHHRRRLDQNHYRRKSTYQKDLPQGYVNHEKTVAIKKEPKESLGITIGGGRDNKNKLPIYVTSVQPIGCLFRDGRIKRGDVLLSINGIDLTHLNYYEAVSALKSNAASHSVVLKALEILSLNSTEPSLDIKEQGFSWSPLWITWLGLPSYLHFCQDIVLSKGNLESWGFSIVGGFEESKGNQPFFIKTIVPGTPAFRDRKLKCGDEIVAVNGVPAIGMSNSELIPMLKEQKNKVTLTVVSWPGSLV, translated from the exons ATGCTGGCTACCATGGCTGATCCCACAGCAGAAGAACATGCATCCCAAGTTAGTGAACTCTGCTGCGAATGTGGCCAGTTCCACCTCTTGCTGGACAATCATCTCTACAACTTCCAGGATGAAGTGGACGATGAACTCATCTGCCAtatctgccttcagcctctgctCCAACCCATGGACACCCCCTGTGGACATACGTACTGTTTCAAGTGCCTTGAAAACTTTATGCAGGAGTATAACTTTTGTCCTATGGATCGGAAAAAGCTCTCTTTCCAGCAGTGCCACAAGTCCAGCCTTCTAGTACGAAACCTCTTGGATAAGCTGATTGTCTTCTGTCCTTTCAAGGCAGAGTGTCAGCAGACAATGCAGCGGTGTGAACTAGAAGCTCATCTGCAGAACAG GTGTCCTGGTTTCAAGAAATACAAATCTGAACTACAGCGGAAAAAGAATCCCATTTCCAAAGGGAAGGAGGATCCCCCTACCAAGGTGGAGACAAACACGCCCAAGGATCCAGAGGTACCAAGTGGAGGATCATCACTTGTGGCAGAAAGCTCTGCAGCTGCCGTGGTATCACTAGGGACTGCAGAGCCTGGACTGGTTAATCCAGCTTTTGAGGAGACTGAAGAAG ATCTTCCTCAGAGAACTAGTCTTGTGGCTGAAACGACCACAATTGAAATTCATCGAGAAGACccagaggaagagctggggatgAGGATAGTTGGGGGTAAAGACACCCCACTAGGAAACATTGTTGTTCAGGAAGTCTTGCGGGATTCTGTCATTGCTGCAGATGGAAGGATAGCACCTGGCGACCATATTCTTGAG GTGAATGGCGTCAACATCAGCAGTGTGACTCACTGCCAAGCTGTCTCCTTCCTGCGCCACCCAGGTCCTGTTCTCCACCTCATGGTCTTGCAGGAGAAGGGTTTTTCCAATAAGACTGCACAGCAGGATTCCACTTCTGCTACGAATCGGGAAGTGATCCACGTTACCTTGATAAAGAGAGACCGATCTGAACCCTTGGGAATCAAACTGATCAGGAAGACAGATGAGGCAGGGATTTTTATTCTAGATCTGTTAGAGGGAGGTTTGGCAGCcaaaaatggaaaactgagtcgGAATGACAGAGTCCTGTCAATAAACGGCCAGGATTTGAGGCAAGGAACACCTGAGGCTGCTGCGCAGATAATCCAG ACTACTGAATCAAGAGTGAACTTTGTCGTTTTGAGGCAGCCAGGCGTACAGCTGTCGGACCTGGTAGAAGATGGCAGCACATcgaataacagcagcagcagcagcagtagcaatgGAGGAAGCCCTGTGCACCATCGGAGACGACTGGACCAGAATCACTATAGACGAAAATCTACCTACCAGAAG GATTTACCTCAGGGATACGTAAATCACGAAAAGACAGTTGCAATAAAAAAGGAACCAAAGGAATCTTTAGGAATAACAATCGGAGGCGGAAGGGACAACAAAAACAAGCTCCCTATATACGTAACGAGTGTGCAGCCCATCGGATGCCTCTTCAGGGATGGCAGAATCAAGCGAG GAGATGTACTTCTGAGCATAAATGGCATTGATTTGACTCATCTGAACTACTATGAAGCTGTCTCGGCATTGAAATCTAATGCAGCTTCCCACTCAGTCGTACTGAAAGCCTTGGAAATCCTTTCATTGAACTCGACAGAGCCATCTCTGGACATCAAGGAGCAAGGATTCAGCTGGTCTCCCCTCTGGATCACATGGCTTGGATTGCCTAG CTACCTTCACTTCTGTCAAGATATTGTCCTTAGTAAAGGTAACCTGGAAAGCTGGGGCTTCAGCATTGTTGGAGGCtttgaggaaagcaaaggaaaccagCCATTCTTCATCAAAACCATAGTGCCCGGGACTCCCGCCTTCCGAGACAGGAAACTGAA GTGTGGAGATGAAATAGTGGCAGTAAATGGAGTGCCAGCGATAGGAATGAGCAACTCTGAACTAATCCCGATGCTGAAGGAACAAAAGAACAAAGTCACACTTACTGTGGTGTCCTGGCCAGGAAGCCTCGTGTGA